In a genomic window of Pontibacter liquoris:
- a CDS encoding SusC/RagA family TonB-linked outer membrane protein: protein MTNSLRKLSLLTPVLLCAGLQVPLRAAASAPPSFSSSLSVSNSPEIFAIELTGKVTDEKGQGLPGVTVLLKGTTIGTATDMNGSYALSIPDGQQNPTLVISFIGYQTQEIPVGSQTVVNVQMQPDIKALQEVVVTGYGTQRKADVTGATATVTSKDLNAGVINNPMQAVQGKVAGLNVVSGGGDPTSNRPVIRLRGTSSLSANSEPLIVIDGVAGADLNTVAPEDIASMDILKDASASAIYGSRGSNGVIIITTKKGQAGKTTVELSSYVGLEEVSNTIPFLSPDEYISKLDEEGLDRAANDYGARTDWFDEITRKAYSQNYNVAISGGTDKFNYRGSVVYLDQPGIAINSGFDRLNARLNLSQKALDDKLEVQLLLSQQVSNKDYIDYFSFLSAGQLNPTFPVYNDEGTYLQPGVPGFDMFNGKSIPGGFRVENPVARMKQITNEAREKQTLANLKVFLEPVQGLRFGVNTSINNFNRLYGFFQPSTFKAGGNNTASARREQREVIDRLTELTAQYTGDFDDHQFTVLGGYTYQKLSNEGFNAGNSRFPDVFGYNNLGAGNANIDDTNSTNREVGSYKSEAILIGFLGRINYSYKDRYLLTSNIRRDGSSRFGQNNRWGWFPSISVGWRISQEAFMEDATFVDDLKLRVGYGVTGNQEGIADYASRLLYGQSGSYFTNGGFQTAYNFSQNANPDLKWETSAMTNVGIDFAFLDGRLSGSLEVYNKDTKDLLFDYPIAIGTKYGSDQLTAVTNSILANVGEINNKGIELALDYLVIDHTDFQWRTNVNLAHNKNKIVSLSSGIFTYNTGSPRVYGDFGSPQGGLAQPVVLQEGKPIGQFYGPVFEGFSADNKYIFKDINGDGTIDPFGADRTYLGDANPDLTFGWGNSLSYKNFDLNFLFRGAIGHQIANGPYIAFANPNLFPSSNVIDYAFKTGIPDDLSPAFSSLWVEDADFVRLDNWRLSYRLPTFWKYMSNASVFVAGNNTFVITGYRGIDPEPRLGASRDIYGGSDIAVNLSPGVEPILFYPRTRSFSLGFSLTL from the coding sequence ATGACAAATTCTTTACGCAAGCTATCACTACTTACGCCGGTATTGCTATGCGCAGGCCTGCAGGTGCCCCTTCGGGCGGCGGCCAGTGCTCCTCCTTCCTTCAGCAGTTCGCTCAGCGTTTCGAATAGCCCAGAAATTTTTGCTATTGAGTTGACAGGAAAAGTGACGGACGAAAAGGGGCAAGGGTTGCCGGGCGTTACAGTGCTCCTGAAAGGCACAACCATCGGTACTGCTACGGATATGAACGGCAGCTATGCGCTCAGCATACCCGACGGGCAACAAAACCCTACCCTTGTCATATCCTTTATTGGCTACCAAACCCAGGAAATCCCGGTTGGCAGCCAAACCGTGGTAAATGTGCAAATGCAGCCGGACATTAAGGCGTTACAGGAGGTGGTCGTGACGGGATACGGCACACAACGGAAAGCAGACGTAACCGGCGCGACAGCTACCGTAACTTCGAAAGATCTGAATGCCGGCGTGATCAACAACCCGATGCAGGCGGTGCAGGGTAAGGTAGCCGGCCTGAACGTAGTGTCGGGTGGCGGGGACCCCACCAGCAACCGACCAGTTATCCGCTTACGGGGCACGTCTTCGCTGAGTGCCAACAGCGAGCCGCTGATCGTGATTGACGGAGTAGCAGGCGCTGACCTGAACACGGTGGCACCTGAGGATATCGCCTCGATGGATATCCTGAAAGATGCTTCTGCTTCTGCCATTTACGGCTCCCGTGGTTCGAACGGGGTTATCATCATTACCACTAAAAAAGGCCAGGCTGGTAAAACTACCGTTGAACTGAGCAGCTATGTAGGGTTGGAAGAGGTATCGAATACCATTCCGTTCTTATCACCTGATGAGTACATCTCAAAATTAGACGAGGAAGGGTTGGACCGCGCTGCAAATGATTATGGCGCCCGCACAGATTGGTTCGACGAGATCACGCGCAAGGCATACAGCCAAAACTATAATGTGGCCATATCCGGCGGAACTGACAAGTTCAACTACCGTGGCTCTGTCGTATACTTAGATCAACCAGGTATAGCTATTAACTCCGGATTCGACCGCCTGAACGCCCGTTTGAACCTCTCGCAAAAAGCCCTGGATGATAAACTTGAAGTGCAGTTGCTGTTGTCGCAGCAGGTGAGCAACAAGGATTACATAGACTATTTCTCCTTCCTGTCGGCCGGCCAGCTAAACCCCACGTTTCCCGTCTATAATGATGAAGGTACGTATTTGCAGCCGGGCGTTCCGGGCTTTGATATGTTTAACGGGAAGTCAATTCCTGGCGGCTTCCGCGTAGAGAACCCAGTGGCCCGGATGAAGCAGATCACAAACGAGGCGCGTGAAAAACAGACACTGGCAAACCTGAAGGTCTTTTTAGAACCGGTACAAGGGCTTAGATTCGGTGTGAACACGTCTATTAATAACTTTAACAGGCTGTACGGTTTCTTTCAGCCAAGCACTTTTAAGGCCGGCGGTAACAACACCGCCTCTGCCCGAAGGGAGCAGCGGGAGGTAATTGACCGACTCACAGAACTCACCGCACAATATACAGGCGACTTTGACGACCACCAGTTTACTGTGCTGGGAGGTTATACTTATCAGAAGCTCTCGAACGAAGGCTTTAACGCGGGCAACAGTAGGTTTCCGGACGTATTTGGATACAATAACTTGGGAGCGGGTAATGCAAACATCGATGACACCAACTCAACAAACCGGGAAGTTGGATCTTATAAATCAGAAGCGATCCTGATCGGTTTTCTCGGTCGCATTAACTACTCTTACAAAGATAGGTATCTGCTGACGTCCAACATCCGCCGCGACGGTTCTTCCCGCTTTGGACAGAACAACCGCTGGGGCTGGTTCCCGTCAATATCCGTGGGATGGCGAATCTCGCAGGAAGCATTTATGGAAGACGCCACATTCGTAGATGACCTCAAGCTTCGGGTCGGCTACGGCGTCACTGGTAACCAGGAAGGTATTGCGGATTATGCTTCCCGCCTGTTGTATGGCCAGAGCGGCTCATATTTCACCAACGGTGGTTTCCAGACAGCATACAACTTCAGCCAGAATGCCAATCCTGACCTGAAGTGGGAAACTTCGGCCATGACCAACGTGGGTATTGACTTTGCCTTTCTAGATGGCCGCTTAAGTGGTTCGTTAGAGGTATACAACAAAGACACCAAGGACCTGCTGTTCGACTACCCCATCGCTATCGGTACAAAATATGGCAGCGACCAGTTAACAGCGGTAACAAACTCGATCCTGGCAAACGTGGGTGAGATCAACAACAAAGGAATTGAGCTGGCCCTTGATTACCTGGTGATCGACCACACAGATTTCCAGTGGAGAACCAATGTGAACCTGGCGCACAACAAAAACAAGATCGTCTCGCTCAGCTCAGGCATCTTTACCTACAACACCGGATCACCCCGTGTTTACGGCGATTTTGGTAGCCCACAGGGTGGTTTAGCGCAGCCGGTTGTTTTGCAGGAAGGCAAGCCGATCGGGCAGTTTTACGGGCCTGTGTTCGAGGGTTTCAGCGCCGATAACAAATACATTTTTAAAGATATAAACGGTGACGGCACGATTGATCCGTTTGGTGCGGACCGTACCTACCTGGGCGATGCGAACCCGGATCTAACCTTTGGATGGGGAAATAGCTTAAGCTATAAAAATTTCGATCTTAATTTCCTGTTCAGAGGCGCTATCGGGCATCAAATTGCCAACGGCCCTTATATCGCTTTCGCAAATCCAAATCTTTTCCCAAGTAGCAATGTGATTGACTATGCCTTTAAAACAGGCATTCCGGACGACTTGTCGCCTGCTTTCTCCAGCCTTTGGGTAGAAGATGCAGACTTCGTGCGCCTCGACAACTGGCGCTTGTCTTACAGGCTGCCAACTTTCTGGAAGTATATGAGCAATGCCTCGGTATTTGTAGCCGGCAACAACACCTTTGTAATTACGGGGTACCGTGGCATAGATCCTGAGCCACGGTTGGGAGCCTCGCGTGATATCTATGGTGGTTCTGACATTGCCGTAAACCTTTCTCCGGGTGTTGAGCCAATTCTTTTCTATCCAAGAACACGTTCCTTCTCTTTAGGATTCTCCCTCACCTTGTAA